One window of Bifidobacterium pseudocatenulatum DSM 20438 = JCM 1200 = LMG 10505 genomic DNA carries:
- a CDS encoding LacI family DNA-binding transcriptional regulator, with translation MTLSSSQTNMRTASQRPKLSHIAKLANTTPSTVSKVINGRSGVSDETRQRIEALLKDMEYSKPPVKHALSTTIMLVLESMDNPWVLDIMQGATDTAVKRSMTVTICAKNASDGILNDTYRQAIRRARPKAVIFDNAYVPMRDRTLCQELGARYAVVDPSGTPCKDCMDVRIDNWTGGFEIGSHLINLGHRQFAAITGPMSTTCYPARLAGFRAALAQHDIVLNDTQVREGDYWSENARLHALDLLQQKNRPTAVFACSDTQAFGIYDAAHQLGLSIPEDLSVTGFDDINSARHLGPPLTTMRQPLAEMTRATLATLLSKHQSEDAQRTLLFPPTLVVRESTGPAPEIRE, from the coding sequence ATGACACTGTCTTCATCGCAAACCAATATGCGTACCGCCAGTCAACGACCGAAGCTGTCGCACATCGCCAAACTTGCGAACACCACGCCATCCACCGTCTCCAAAGTCATCAATGGACGTTCCGGAGTCTCCGACGAAACACGGCAACGCATTGAAGCGCTGCTCAAAGACATGGAATACAGCAAACCGCCAGTCAAACACGCGCTGTCCACAACCATCATGTTGGTGCTCGAATCCATGGACAACCCATGGGTGCTCGACATCATGCAAGGAGCCACCGACACCGCCGTCAAACGAAGCATGACCGTGACCATCTGCGCGAAAAACGCCTCCGATGGCATCCTCAACGACACCTACCGGCAAGCAATCCGCCGAGCCAGACCCAAAGCAGTGATTTTCGACAACGCCTACGTGCCAATGCGAGATCGAACGCTTTGCCAAGAACTTGGAGCTCGATATGCGGTAGTCGACCCATCCGGAACACCATGCAAAGATTGCATGGACGTGCGCATCGACAATTGGACAGGCGGATTCGAAATCGGCAGCCATCTTATTAACTTAGGACACCGCCAATTCGCGGCAATTACCGGCCCAATGTCCACCACCTGCTACCCCGCCAGATTGGCTGGATTTCGTGCGGCACTAGCACAGCATGACATCGTTCTCAATGACACTCAAGTGCGCGAAGGCGACTACTGGTCGGAAAATGCACGCTTGCACGCGCTTGATCTACTGCAGCAAAAGAATCGTCCAACTGCAGTATTTGCCTGTAGCGATACGCAGGCATTCGGCATATATGACGCGGCACATCAGTTGGGACTGTCGATTCCCGAAGATCTGTCCGTCACCGGATTCGACGACATCAACAGCGCACGGCATCTCGGACCGCCATTGACCACCATGCGGCAGCCACTGGCGGAAATGACCCGAGCAACACTTGCCACATTACTATCCAAACATCAGTCCGAAGACGCGCAGCGCACGCTATTGTTTCCACCAACGCTTGTCGTGCGCGAAAGCACAGGACCAGCGCCAGAAATTAGGGAATAA
- a CDS encoding MFS transporter → MDNANVKLSLKEKLSYGASDCAYNLVFNVVTTYMMFYYTDVAGISLLSVGTLFLVVRVLDAIAGPVVGALIDKTHTKWGKVRPWFLWFGAPFAIIGVMAFSVPNFGGVIKMIYVYVTYIMMNFLAVTVTTPCTALLPNLTTNAQERVNANAFRNVGGQIGVIASGMLTLPLVNLIGGGNQQLGFTVTMIIYGVICVGLLLLTFANTRERVFTPKEKEPPFIKSFVAMLHNGPWWILVTLNLVMFIGVVTKASSIVYFFKYNVGNETLSSLANGINSAGMIAGMILAPFFAKKMKNRNIAIMFFGFGIIGLLGLYVGAKIMSIPLIFVSMAVSALFQTGQSMGFVMLADVVDYGEWKTGVRSQGLITSCAAIGVTCGAGIAGWLSSFVLEINGFVPNQEQTAQALNAININFVWIPIACCAIGTVLMLLYKVDDQIGTIREELAVRNQVVAE, encoded by the coding sequence GTGGACAACGCGAACGTTAAGCTCTCCCTTAAGGAGAAGCTCAGCTATGGAGCGTCGGATTGCGCGTACAATCTGGTGTTCAACGTGGTCACCACGTACATGATGTTCTATTACACCGACGTGGCCGGCATTAGCCTGCTGTCTGTCGGTACGCTGTTCCTGGTGGTGCGTGTGCTTGACGCGATTGCAGGTCCGGTGGTGGGTGCGCTTATTGATAAAACGCATACCAAGTGGGGCAAGGTGCGTCCATGGTTCCTATGGTTCGGTGCGCCATTTGCCATCATAGGTGTCATGGCGTTTTCGGTGCCGAACTTCGGCGGCGTAATCAAGATGATTTATGTGTACGTAACGTACATCATGATGAATTTCCTCGCCGTCACGGTGACCACGCCGTGCACCGCGCTGCTGCCGAACCTCACCACCAACGCCCAGGAACGTGTCAATGCAAATGCTTTCCGTAATGTCGGCGGTCAGATCGGCGTGATTGCCTCTGGTATGCTTACTCTGCCGTTGGTCAACCTGATCGGTGGTGGCAATCAGCAGTTGGGCTTTACCGTCACCATGATCATCTATGGCGTGATCTGCGTGGGTCTGTTGCTGCTGACTTTTGCCAATACGCGTGAACGTGTGTTTACCCCTAAGGAGAAGGAGCCGCCGTTCATCAAGAGTTTCGTGGCCATGCTGCACAATGGGCCATGGTGGATTCTTGTCACCCTCAACCTTGTCATGTTCATTGGTGTGGTAACCAAGGCCTCGTCCATCGTGTACTTCTTCAAGTACAACGTCGGCAACGAAACTCTTTCCTCTTTGGCTAATGGCATCAATTCGGCTGGCATGATTGCCGGTATGATTCTTGCTCCGTTCTTCGCCAAGAAGATGAAGAACCGCAATATCGCCATCATGTTCTTCGGATTCGGCATTATTGGTCTGCTTGGTCTGTACGTTGGTGCCAAGATCATGTCCATTCCGCTGATCTTCGTATCCATGGCGGTTTCGGCATTGTTCCAGACTGGTCAAAGCATGGGCTTCGTGATGTTGGCCGATGTGGTTGACTATGGCGAATGGAAGACCGGTGTGCGTAGCCAGGGCTTGATTACTTCCTGCGCGGCCATCGGTGTTACCTGTGGTGCGGGCATCGCCGGCTGGCTCTCCAGTTTTGTGCTGGAAATCAACGGTTTTGTGCCTAATCAAGAGCAGACGGCGCAAGCTCTGAACGCCATCAACATCAACTTCGTGTGGATTCCGATCGCCTGCTGCGCTATCGGCACTGTGCTGATGCTGCTGTACAAGGTCGATGATCAGATCGGCACTATTCGTGAGGAACTCGCAGTCCGTAATCAGGTCGTTGCTGAGTAA
- a CDS encoding alpha/beta hydrolase, protein MSVMEPAVFTVERADGTSLTLRGTRYLPEGFSEDGHSPVAVLFHGFGGNRIDFSGFVVQMARELASRGLVVVTYDRAGHGESDGTFFDTTVSGDVEDALQVVEQARHMSGCDPDNLHFAGLSLGAVICTLLAPKVPGQPKSIALCSTATSYVDEIAGGHIQGKPLSAIEEQGYLDFMGVAMGPAMVEDAGRTDPYGMACGYRGKVLAIHGTKDFIPVDYIRRYEDVYGENMQLKVIEDGDHGFGNVKHREMVMPALGDFVAEQAGL, encoded by the coding sequence ATGAGTGTTATGGAACCTGCTGTTTTCACAGTGGAACGTGCCGACGGTACTTCTTTGACGTTACGAGGTACCCGTTATCTGCCGGAAGGTTTTTCGGAAGACGGACATTCGCCGGTGGCGGTGCTTTTTCATGGCTTCGGGGGCAATCGCATCGACTTTTCCGGATTTGTCGTGCAAATGGCGCGAGAACTTGCTTCTCGTGGTCTCGTGGTCGTTACTTACGATCGTGCTGGTCATGGCGAAAGTGATGGTACTTTCTTCGATACCACCGTTAGTGGCGATGTCGAAGACGCCTTGCAGGTAGTGGAGCAGGCTCGTCATATGAGCGGCTGCGATCCGGATAATCTGCATTTCGCTGGACTGAGCCTTGGCGCGGTGATTTGCACGCTGTTGGCACCGAAGGTGCCTGGGCAGCCCAAGTCGATCGCTCTGTGTTCTACGGCCACTTCGTATGTTGATGAGATTGCCGGTGGGCATATTCAGGGTAAGCCTCTGTCTGCCATCGAAGAGCAAGGCTATCTTGACTTTATGGGTGTTGCCATGGGACCGGCCATGGTGGAGGATGCGGGTCGTACCGATCCTTACGGCATGGCTTGCGGATATCGCGGTAAGGTGCTTGCCATCCATGGCACCAAGGATTTCATTCCTGTTGACTATATTCGTCGGTACGAGGATGTGTATGGCGAAAATATGCAGCTCAAGGTCATCGAGGATGGCGACCATGGTTTCGGCAATGTGAAGCATCGCGAAATGGTTATGCCGGCTCTCGGTGATTTTGTGGCAGAGCAGGCAGGTCTGTAA